The following are from one region of the Paracoccus sp. S3-43 genome:
- the ubiG gene encoding bifunctional 2-polyprenyl-6-hydroxyphenol methylase/3-demethylubiquinol 3-O-methyltransferase UbiG, which produces MTSIDPAEIAKFEAMAAEWWDPRGKFRPLHLMNPVRLDYIATQIAAEFGRDRRGLRPFEGLRVLDIGCGGGLVAEPMARLGAEVTGADAAQGNIAVARTHAEGQGLAIDYRAATAEALAAEGQRYDVVLALEIVEHVADPAAFVATCRDLLRPGGIAILSTLNRTARSFGAAILAAEWILRWLPRGTHDWNRFITPDELAAMAAGAGLAVAERRGMVFNPVSFAWRLSERDLSVNYILTARRAG; this is translated from the coding sequence ATGACGAGCATCGACCCCGCCGAAATTGCCAAGTTCGAGGCGATGGCCGCCGAATGGTGGGATCCCAGGGGCAAGTTCCGGCCGCTGCACCTGATGAACCCGGTGCGGCTGGATTACATCGCCACGCAGATCGCCGCCGAATTCGGACGCGACCGGCGCGGCCTGCGCCCGTTCGAAGGGCTGCGGGTGCTGGACATCGGTTGCGGCGGCGGCCTGGTGGCCGAACCGATGGCGCGCCTGGGCGCCGAGGTGACGGGCGCCGACGCGGCCCAGGGCAACATCGCCGTGGCGCGGACCCATGCCGAAGGGCAGGGGCTGGCCATCGACTATCGCGCCGCCACCGCCGAGGCCCTGGCGGCCGAGGGCCAGCGTTACGATGTCGTCCTGGCCCTGGAGATCGTCGAGCATGTGGCCGATCCCGCGGCCTTCGTCGCCACCTGCCGCGACCTGCTGCGGCCGGGCGGGATCGCGATCCTGTCCACCCTGAACCGGACCGCCAGAAGTTTCGGCGCGGCGATCCTGGCGGCGGAATGGATCCTGCGGTGGCTGCCGCGCGGCACCCATGACTGGAACCGCTTCATCACGCCCGACGAACTGGCGGCCATGGCGGCGGGCGCGGGCCTGGCGGTGGCGGAGCGGCGGGGCATGGTCTTCAACCCGGTCAGCTTCGCCTGGCGCCTGTCCGAGCGCGATCTGTCGGTGAACTATATCCTGACGGCGCGGCGCGCCGGCTGA